Proteins found in one Gemmatimonadota bacterium genomic segment:
- a CDS encoding carbohydrate kinase family protein, which translates to MRVGIIGLINHDTIFMAGGRRIQDLGGILYNTTVMADLVGEGDALYPISRIGTDCYDAMRAMLDPRPAVSNRGVRVSRTGTSRNRIRYDEDMEKVEQLTNHIGPIPFEQIEPFLDLDALLVNFIVGDDISLETMAAVRERATGLLYLDVHNLCLGIDAEGYRRRRAPGDWHRWIEMFDVVQMNEVEARLLAGVPGAGDQAAGRSGRPSGPLEAEDDFIAFGRSVTALGPTACVITRGPLGPVTVYRTDGETRVIAIPSEPVREVVDTTGCGDAFAAGFVVEYAATKNPVGATRLANRVASVNCTVAGLPEPGTFSDIRS; encoded by the coding sequence ATGCGCGTCGGCATCATCGGCCTCATCAACCACGACACCATCTTCATGGCCGGCGGCCGCCGGATCCAGGACCTCGGCGGCATATTGTACAACACCACGGTAATGGCCGACCTCGTGGGCGAAGGCGACGCACTGTATCCCATCAGCCGCATCGGAACCGACTGTTACGACGCCATGCGCGCCATGCTTGACCCGCGCCCCGCCGTCAGCAACCGAGGCGTCCGCGTTTCACGAACGGGTACCAGCCGGAACCGGATTCGTTACGACGAAGACATGGAGAAAGTCGAGCAACTGACCAACCATATAGGTCCCATACCCTTCGAACAGATCGAACCGTTTCTCGATCTTGACGCCCTGCTGGTGAATTTCATCGTGGGCGACGATATCAGCCTGGAAACCATGGCGGCCGTGAGGGAAAGGGCCACCGGGTTGCTGTACCTGGACGTGCACAACCTGTGTCTGGGTATCGACGCGGAGGGTTACCGACGAAGACGGGCGCCCGGGGACTGGCACCGGTGGATCGAAATGTTCGACGTCGTTCAGATGAACGAAGTGGAGGCCCGTCTGTTGGCCGGCGTGCCCGGCGCAGGTGACCAGGCGGCGGGCAGATCAGGCCGTCCAAGCGGACCGCTGGAAGCAGAGGATGATTTCATTGCTTTCGGACGGTCCGTTACAGCGCTCGGTCCCACGGCATGCGTCATTACGCGGGGGCCGCTCGGTCCCGTCACGGTATACCGAACGGACGGGGAAACCAGGGTCATCGCCATCCCTTCCGAGCCGGTCCGGGAGGTCGTCGACACTACCGGATGCGGAGACGCATTCGCCGCCGGTTTCGTCGTCGAATACGCGGCTACGAAAAACCCGGTCGGTGCGACCCGTCTCGCGAATCGTGTCGCAAGTGTGAATTGTACCGTAGCGGGATTGCCGGAACCCGGCACGTTCTCCGATATTCGTTCGTGA
- a CDS encoding phytanoyl-CoA dioxygenase family protein, translating into MDKSHLLTDMEMVGFLVNGYHLLELDLPEGLNERIAGQLDELDHNPGDAIAEEVTELWQAVEHPAVKGALVSLLGEDYEVQGHRHWHCKQPHTGHMSWHQDSTNSRDTRIDRLLGLFYPTDITPEMGPTIIVPGTQFRNAPTDRMATYTNIHGQVPMVVRAGTFALTHYDLWHGTAANRTSIKRHMIKFLFRRMQDNRAPTWNHDPEAMNVPTAWGGKRDDPKNVLSFGNPIGVGQSDHYKERQIRWKCWNNLLGVADAPDG; encoded by the coding sequence ATGGATAAGTCCCATCTGCTCACGGATATGGAGATGGTCGGCTTTCTCGTGAACGGCTATCACCTGCTCGAACTCGATCTTCCCGAGGGACTTAACGAGCGGATCGCCGGCCAACTGGACGAACTGGACCACAATCCCGGCGACGCCATCGCGGAGGAGGTGACCGAGCTCTGGCAGGCGGTCGAACATCCCGCGGTGAAAGGCGCCCTGGTCAGCCTGCTCGGCGAGGACTACGAGGTACAGGGCCACCGCCATTGGCACTGCAAGCAGCCGCACACCGGCCACATGTCCTGGCACCAGGACAGCACGAACAGCCGGGACACCCGGATCGACCGGCTGCTCGGGCTGTTCTATCCCACCGACATCACCCCGGAGATGGGACCCACGATCATCGTCCCGGGCACGCAGTTCCGCAACGCGCCCACGGACCGCATGGCCACCTATACCAACATCCATGGGCAGGTGCCAATGGTCGTCAGGGCCGGGACTTTCGCCCTGACCCACTATGACCTCTGGCACGGCACCGCGGCCAATCGGACATCCATCAAACGCCACATGATCAAGTTCCTGTTCAGGCGGATGCAGGACAACCGCGCACCGACCTGGAACCACGATCCCGAAGCCATGAACGTGCCCACCGCCTGGGGCGGGAAACGGGACGACCCCAAGAACGTCCTGTCTTTCGGCAACCCCATCGGCGTCGGACAGAGCGATCACTACAAGGAGCGCCAGATACGGTGGAAATGCTGGAACAACCTGCTGGGAGTAGCCGATGCGCCTGACGGTTAG